A section of the Marinoscillum sp. 108 genome encodes:
- the leuC gene encoding 3-isopropylmalate dehydratase large subunit codes for MGKTLFDKVWDSHVVRKIEGGPDVFFIDRHMVHEVTSPVAFLGLKNRGSGVLYPNRTFATADHNTPTINQHLPVQDPLSANQLKALEENAKEHGISHWGLGHEKNGIVHVVGPEYGITQPGATIVCGDSHTSTHGAFGAIAFGIGTSEVEMVLATQCIMQPKPKKMRINITGKLQYGVTPKDVALFIISQLTTSGATGYFVEYAGEVFENMTMEGRMTVCNLSIEMGARGGMIAPDEKTFEYIKGREFTPQGADWDRAMEYWKTLKTDADAEFDKELTFDGSKIEPMITYGTNPGMGMGISNHIPVAESLEGGVSTYKKSLTYMGFNEGESMMGKKIDYVFVGSCTNGRIEDFRAFASLVKGRKKADHVTAWLVPGSHKVEAAIREEGLLAIIEEAGFSLREPGCSACLAMNDDKVPAGKLAVSTSNRNFEGRQGPGSRTLLASPLVAAASAVTGVVTDPRELMEEEYA; via the coding sequence ATGGGTAAGACGCTGTTTGATAAAGTATGGGATTCACACGTGGTGCGAAAGATAGAGGGCGGACCAGACGTATTTTTCATCGATAGACATATGGTTCATGAAGTGACCAGTCCGGTTGCTTTTCTGGGATTGAAAAACCGGGGATCCGGTGTACTCTATCCCAATCGTACATTTGCCACTGCAGATCATAACACACCTACCATCAATCAACATTTACCAGTACAGGATCCCCTTTCTGCCAACCAGCTTAAAGCCCTGGAAGAAAATGCAAAAGAGCATGGAATCTCTCACTGGGGACTGGGTCATGAGAAAAATGGGATCGTACATGTGGTAGGTCCCGAGTACGGCATCACTCAACCTGGAGCAACCATTGTTTGTGGAGACTCTCATACCTCTACACACGGAGCTTTTGGGGCCATTGCTTTTGGGATTGGTACCTCAGAAGTAGAGATGGTATTGGCTACACAGTGTATCATGCAGCCCAAGCCAAAGAAAATGCGGATCAACATCACCGGTAAGCTTCAGTACGGAGTGACCCCAAAGGATGTGGCGCTGTTCATCATCTCTCAGCTCACCACTTCAGGTGCTACTGGCTATTTTGTGGAGTATGCCGGAGAAGTGTTTGAAAATATGACGATGGAAGGTCGCATGACGGTATGTAATCTGAGCATCGAGATGGGCGCTCGTGGAGGTATGATAGCTCCGGACGAAAAGACATTTGAGTACATTAAAGGCCGTGAGTTCACGCCTCAGGGTGCCGACTGGGATCGTGCCATGGAGTATTGGAAAACGTTGAAAACGGATGCGGATGCGGAGTTTGATAAAGAGTTGACCTTTGATGGATCCAAAATAGAGCCTATGATCACCTATGGTACCAACCCGGGTATGGGCATGGGTATCAGCAATCACATTCCTGTGGCAGAGTCGTTGGAAGGCGGAGTATCCACCTACAAGAAATCATTGACCTACATGGGCTTCAACGAAGGTGAGTCAATGATGGGCAAAAAGATTGACTATGTCTTTGTGGGTAGCTGTACGAATGGACGCATAGAGGATTTCAGGGCATTTGCCTCTTTGGTGAAAGGCAGAAAGAAGGCAGATCACGTGACGGCCTGGTTGGTTCCTGGTTCGCACAAAGTAGAGGCTGCCATCAGAGAAGAGGGACTATTGGCCATAATAGAGGAAGCCGGATTTTCATTGAGAGAACCGGGGTGTTCAGCATGTCTGGCCATGAATGACGATAAGGTGCCTGCCGGAAAGTTGGCTGTAAGCACTTCCAATAGAAATTTTGAAGGAAGACAGGGCCCGGGATCAAGGACACTTTTGGCCAGCCCGTTGGTGGCTGCTGCCAGTGCCGTAACCGGCGTTGTGACTGACCCAAGGGAGTTGATGGAGGAGGAGTACGCTTAA
- a CDS encoding four helix bundle protein, with product MRDFRKYKVWELGHEVTLVIYELTASFPDSERFGLTNQLRRASSSIPANIAEGCGRESDKDFKRFLYIANGSASEVEYFLILSTGLGYINKNDSEMITEKVSVLRRSLNKLISSIST from the coding sequence ATGAGAGATTTTCGGAAGTACAAAGTGTGGGAGTTGGGACATGAAGTCACTTTGGTCATTTACGAACTAACTGCCAGTTTTCCCGATTCTGAACGATTCGGTTTAACGAATCAACTAAGAAGAGCCTCTTCATCGATTCCAGCCAATATTGCTGAGGGTTGCGGCCGAGAGAGCGATAAGGATTTTAAGAGATTCCTTTATATCGCAAACGGGTCGGCAAGCGAGGTTGAGTATTTTCTCATTTTGAGCACCGGGTTAGGTTACATCAACAAAAACGATTCAGAAATGATCACCGAAAAAGTGAGTGTTCTGAGAAGAAGTTTAAACAAATTAATAAGCTCAATAAGCACATAG
- the leuD gene encoding 3-isopropylmalate dehydratase small subunit codes for MAYDKFEILKTTAVPLPIENVDTDQIIPARFLKATTRDGFGDNLFRDWRYNSDNTPKQDFILNNPLYGGKILVGGKNFGSGSSREHAAWAVYDYGFRCVISSFFADIFKNNCLNIGVLPAQVSAEFLDKIFKAIEADPKAEFEVSLPEQTVTIVATGEQESFDINSYKKGNMLNGFDDIDYLQSMKDEIKSFAEKLPL; via the coding sequence ATGGCATACGACAAATTTGAAATATTAAAAACTACGGCGGTTCCATTGCCGATTGAAAACGTGGATACGGATCAGATCATTCCAGCGAGGTTTTTGAAAGCCACTACCCGCGACGGATTTGGTGATAACCTGTTTCGTGACTGGAGATACAACTCAGATAACACGCCTAAGCAGGATTTTATCCTCAACAATCCCCTCTACGGAGGCAAGATATTGGTAGGGGGCAAAAACTTCGGGTCAGGTTCTTCACGAGAGCACGCCGCCTGGGCTGTATATGATTATGGGTTCAGATGTGTGATTTCCAGTTTTTTCGCAGACATTTTCAAAAACAATTGCCTCAACATTGGTGTACTCCCCGCACAGGTGAGCGCAGAGTTTCTGGATAAAATATTCAAAGCCATAGAAGCAGATCCCAAAGCAGAGTTTGAAGTGAGTCTTCCTGAGCAGACCGTGACCATAGTGGCTACTGGTGAGCAGGAGAGCTTCGATATCAATAGCTACAAAAAGGGCAATATGCTCAACGGGTTTGATGATATTGATTACTTGCAGAGCATGAAGGATGAGATCAAATCCTTTGCAGAGAAGCTTCCCCTTTAA
- a CDS encoding alpha-isopropylmalate synthase regulatory domain-containing protein: MKVEILDTTLRDGEQTSGVSFTDSEKLTIAQLLLEELRVDRLEVASARVSEGEFKGAKKILDWAAQNGYLDRIEILGFVDHTISVDWIKESGGRVINLLCKGSRKHCESQLRKTVEEHLADIAQTIGYAHEQGLTVNVYLEDWSNGMRTSPDYVDQMVEGLLKLPVSHIMLPDTLGILNHKESATFCGQMTAKFPQARFDFHAHNDYDLSTANVYSALEAGITGIHTTLNGLGERAGNVPLSSVIGIVKDHLHGEMNIDETKLYKVSKIVESFSGIRIPANKPLVGEFVFTQTSGIHADGDSKDNLYHNSLNPERFGRHYSYALGKMSGKANIKKNLEELGIELSKEETKKITEKIIELGDKKEAITKEDLPFIINDVLRSEKIEQHVQIKNYSLSVAQGLRSVATLCIEIGGKTFEKTASGDGQYDAFMNSLKRIYKDLGESLPRLVDYEVQIPPGGETDALVITTITWANGKTFKTRGLDPDQTVAAIKATVKMLNIIKNHN, from the coding sequence TTGAAAGTAGAAATTCTCGATACAACATTAAGGGATGGAGAGCAGACCTCTGGTGTGTCCTTTACCGACAGTGAGAAGCTGACGATCGCGCAGCTTCTGTTGGAAGAGCTACGCGTGGACCGTTTGGAGGTGGCCTCTGCGAGGGTTTCAGAAGGAGAATTCAAGGGCGCAAAGAAGATACTGGACTGGGCGGCTCAAAACGGCTACCTCGATCGCATCGAGATTTTGGGTTTTGTGGATCATACCATCTCCGTAGACTGGATCAAAGAGTCAGGGGGACGGGTGATCAATTTACTTTGCAAAGGCTCACGCAAACACTGCGAAAGTCAGCTTAGAAAAACTGTGGAGGAGCACCTCGCGGACATTGCCCAGACGATAGGTTATGCTCATGAGCAAGGCCTGACGGTGAATGTATATCTGGAGGACTGGTCTAACGGAATGCGGACTTCTCCCGACTATGTAGATCAGATGGTGGAGGGGCTGCTGAAGCTACCTGTAAGCCACATTATGTTGCCAGATACGCTGGGGATCCTCAATCACAAGGAATCAGCCACGTTTTGTGGTCAAATGACTGCCAAATTTCCCCAGGCTCGCTTCGATTTTCATGCTCATAACGACTATGACCTTTCCACTGCCAATGTGTATTCGGCTCTGGAGGCAGGGATCACGGGTATTCATACCACCCTCAACGGCCTTGGTGAAAGAGCAGGCAATGTGCCTCTGTCCAGTGTGATTGGTATTGTGAAGGATCATCTCCATGGGGAGATGAACATCGACGAAACAAAACTCTATAAGGTATCTAAGATTGTAGAGTCATTTTCAGGTATCCGCATCCCTGCGAATAAGCCTTTGGTAGGGGAGTTTGTATTTACACAGACCAGTGGCATACATGCCGATGGAGATAGCAAGGATAACCTGTATCACAACAGCTTGAATCCTGAACGCTTTGGCCGCCATTACTCTTATGCGCTGGGTAAAATGTCGGGCAAGGCCAATATCAAAAAGAATCTTGAAGAACTGGGCATAGAGCTGAGCAAGGAAGAAACTAAAAAGATCACTGAAAAGATCATTGAACTGGGAGACAAGAAAGAGGCGATCACCAAAGAAGACCTTCCTTTCATCATCAATGATGTACTGCGTAGTGAGAAGATCGAGCAGCATGTACAGATCAAAAATTACTCGCTCTCGGTGGCTCAGGGCCTGAGGTCAGTAGCGACCTTGTGCATAGAAATAGGAGGAAAAACCTTCGAAAAGACTGCTTCAGGAGATGGACAGTATGATGCATTCATGAATTCGCTTAAACGAATTTATAAGGACTTAGGGGAGTCCCTTCCCCGATTGGTGGACTATGAAGTGCAAATACCGCCTGGAGGGGAGACCGACGCACTTGTGATCACTACTATCACCTGGGCTAACGGCAAGACTTTTAAAACCAGGGGCTTGGACCCCGACCAGACAGTTGCCGCTATCAAGGCGACCGTGAAAATGCTAAACATTATTAAAAATCATAATTGA
- the leuB gene encoding 3-isopropylmalate dehydrogenase, translating to MNFKIATLPGDGIGPEIVDQAIKVMKAVGEKYGHSFDFEFAPTGASAIDLVGEPYPDSTHEICMNADAVLFGAIGDPKYDNDPKAKVRPEQGLLKMRKKLGLYANIRPVATFPSLIDKSPLKNDRVEGADFVVVRELTGGIYFGDKGRSEDLTSAFDNCVYTTEEIERILKLAYEYAGKRNKRLTVVDKANVLCTSRLWREIAQKMEKDYPEIETDYMFVDNAAMQLIQWPKKFDVMVTENMFGDILSDEASVITGSLGLLPSASVGLHTSVFEPIHGSYPQAAGKNIANPVATILSAAMLLDALNLLEEGQAVRDAVNASLEANFVTEDISKEAAKSTSEVGDWIAAQVNK from the coding sequence ATGAACTTTAAAATTGCAACCCTTCCGGGAGACGGCATAGGGCCGGAAATTGTAGATCAGGCTATCAAAGTGATGAAAGCAGTGGGCGAAAAGTATGGCCATTCTTTCGATTTTGAATTTGCCCCCACAGGGGCTTCAGCCATTGATCTGGTTGGTGAACCCTATCCTGACTCTACCCATGAGATCTGTATGAATGCAGATGCAGTGCTTTTTGGAGCCATAGGTGATCCTAAGTACGATAATGACCCTAAAGCAAAAGTGCGTCCGGAACAAGGATTGCTCAAAATGAGGAAGAAGTTAGGCCTATATGCCAATATTCGTCCGGTGGCTACTTTTCCTTCTTTGATTGACAAGAGCCCTCTGAAGAATGATCGGGTGGAAGGTGCCGATTTTGTGGTGGTGAGAGAGTTGACCGGAGGTATTTACTTTGGTGACAAAGGGAGGTCTGAAGACCTTACTTCTGCATTCGACAATTGTGTGTATACCACAGAAGAGATCGAGCGAATCCTAAAGCTGGCTTATGAGTATGCTGGCAAAAGAAACAAGCGTCTGACGGTAGTGGATAAGGCTAATGTGCTTTGTACTTCACGTTTGTGGAGGGAAATAGCGCAGAAAATGGAGAAGGACTATCCAGAAATAGAGACCGACTACATGTTTGTAGACAATGCGGCTATGCAACTGATCCAGTGGCCAAAGAAATTTGATGTGATGGTGACTGAAAACATGTTCGGAGATATCCTTTCCGATGAGGCCAGCGTGATCACCGGATCGCTCGGGCTACTCCCTTCAGCTTCTGTAGGGTTGCATACGTCTGTATTCGAACCCATCCATGGCTCATATCCACAGGCTGCAGGTAAGAACATTGCCAACCCTGTCGCCACCATTTTGTCTGCAGCTATGCTACTGGATGCTCTGAACCTGCTGGAGGAAGGGCAGGCGGTGAGAGATGCTGTTAATGCATCTTTGGAGGCCAATTTTGTAACTGAGGACATTTCTAAGGAAGCTGCAAAGTCTACCTCGGAAGTGGGAGACTGGATAGCGGCTCAGGTGAATAAATAA
- a CDS encoding pirin family protein, with protein sequence MNTIKHTSESRGTAHFGWLQSRHTFSFGRYYNPERVNFGALRVLNDDIVTAGMGFGAHPHDNMEIVSIPLSGDLEHKDSTGNTEVIRTGDVQIMSAGHGLTHSEYNHSKSNEVNFLQIWVLPKERDIEPRYQQITFSPEGRKNQWQTVVAPDNDQVLWINQDSWFSLADLDARMELAYALKKEGNGVYVFVIEGEVTVNGEELKKRDALGITGAEVINFSATKDARLLLIEVPMIESPF encoded by the coding sequence ATGAATACCATTAAACACACCTCTGAAAGCAGAGGTACCGCCCACTTCGGTTGGCTGCAAAGCAGACACACTTTTAGCTTTGGGCGGTATTACAACCCTGAGCGTGTGAACTTCGGGGCCCTTAGGGTGCTGAATGATGACATAGTAACGGCCGGCATGGGATTCGGTGCCCATCCTCATGACAACATGGAAATCGTGTCGATTCCACTTTCGGGTGATCTGGAGCATAAAGACAGCACTGGCAATACCGAGGTGATCCGGACAGGAGATGTGCAGATCATGAGTGCCGGACATGGACTGACGCACTCGGAATACAACCACTCCAAGTCTAATGAGGTGAATTTTCTGCAGATTTGGGTGCTGCCCAAAGAAAGGGATATCGAACCTCGCTATCAGCAAATTACCTTTTCGCCAGAAGGTCGCAAAAACCAATGGCAAACGGTAGTGGCCCCAGACAATGATCAGGTGCTTTGGATCAACCAGGACAGCTGGTTTTCGCTGGCTGATTTGGATGCCAGAATGGAGCTCGCCTATGCCCTGAAAAAAGAGGGTAATGGAGTTTATGTCTTTGTAATAGAGGGGGAAGTAACGGTAAATGGTGAGGAACTGAAGAAGCGGGATGCACTGGGAATCACGGGTGCTGAGGTGATAAACTTCTCAGCAACTAAAGATGCAAGACTGCTTCTGATAGAAGTACCGATGATCGAGAGCCCCTTTTAA
- a CDS encoding nitroreductase family protein produces MILEAKEAKTQYDILREIKDRWSPRAFAPEPIDTKTLNTLFEAMRWASSSMNEQPWRVIYAHKGEEAHTKIVDALMPGNQIWAEQAPVLMVNLVKKTYTRNGAPNKSAHHDLGLAIGNLALQATAEGIGLHQMGGFHKTQLEELFDLPEDYEAVTVIALGYFGDPDQLPEALRNRELEERNRMPIDEFVHHGQFSR; encoded by the coding sequence ATGATACTAGAAGCTAAAGAAGCCAAAACACAATACGATATATTAAGAGAAATCAAGGACAGATGGAGTCCAAGGGCATTTGCACCGGAGCCCATCGACACTAAGACTCTCAACACTTTGTTTGAAGCCATGCGGTGGGCATCGTCCAGCATGAACGAGCAACCCTGGCGGGTAATATACGCTCACAAGGGAGAAGAGGCACACACAAAAATTGTTGACGCCTTGATGCCTGGAAATCAGATTTGGGCTGAGCAGGCCCCAGTACTGATGGTGAACCTGGTTAAAAAAACCTACACCCGCAACGGAGCGCCCAATAAGTCTGCCCACCACGATTTAGGCTTGGCCATTGGCAACCTCGCCTTACAAGCCACTGCGGAAGGTATTGGGTTGCATCAAATGGGAGGATTTCATAAGACACAACTGGAAGAGCTATTTGATTTACCAGAAGATTATGAGGCGGTGACGGTCATTGCGCTGGGCTACTTCGGTGACCCTGATCAGCTCCCTGAAGCACTCAGAAACAGGGAATTGGAAGAAAGAAACAGAATGCCCATTGATGAATTTGTTCATCACGGGCAGTTTTCAAGATAA
- a CDS encoding helix-hairpin-helix domain-containing protein gives MKEVLIIGLIGLTLFTQAQVRSEIDLEDFAERRFQIQDDDINYEDLYESLLLYYTNPINLNRATRADLASLSILSPIQLNAFFNYIDKRGKLISLYELQAIPELDMATIRDLLPFVTVTETADGRPLPQRILTEENNYLLLRYSRTLETEEGYRREDGSGYQGDQNTLYGRFRVSHPDDFSLGITFEKDAGEAFAVNPDQKQYGFDFYSFHFLLENKGRMKTLAIGDYQMQFGQGLVLGSGFGAGKGAETVNTIKRSTVGIRPYSSVLESGYFRGAATTLSFGQLEATVFGSTLLQDGNLRTDSTYSNFEEFVNSIQATGFHRTQNELGGKNTLREISTGFALDYTMGPGLSIGATGLLSTFSRPLHKKPNNYNQYEFTGDQNLLGSLYASYNWQNFIFFSEVARSQSGGIGAVGGLLASLTPKLDFSWMVRNYDKNYHSFYGNAFSESSRNINETGVYWGLMYKPSRKYQLAAYFDKFSFPWLKFRVDAPSEGYEYLGRFTYKPARSVQMYAQFRQENKELSISSEDGNLSQLTQTIKQSYIFNIDYAIGRTFSFKSRVQGSNYEQENIKTHGIALVQDVNLAFWKMKLSSRFALFETEDFNNRQYLYERNVLYAFSIPAYNGTGFRSYLLLQYTASKSLSFWARYARFEYPDQDAVGSGLQEVAGSTRSELRLMIRYKFRN, from the coding sequence TTGAAGGAAGTACTCATCATAGGTCTGATAGGTCTCACGCTGTTTACTCAGGCTCAGGTAAGGTCCGAGATTGACCTGGAAGATTTCGCAGAAAGACGCTTTCAAATACAGGACGATGACATCAACTATGAAGACCTGTACGAATCGCTTCTCCTCTACTACACCAACCCCATTAACCTGAATAGAGCCACAAGGGCCGACCTGGCCTCATTGTCCATACTCAGTCCCATTCAACTCAATGCATTTTTCAACTACATCGACAAACGGGGTAAGCTGATCTCACTCTACGAACTGCAGGCCATACCCGAACTGGATATGGCCACTATCAGGGATCTGCTACCCTTTGTTACCGTCACCGAAACTGCCGACGGAAGACCGCTGCCTCAGCGAATACTTACAGAAGAAAACAACTACCTCCTCCTGAGGTATAGCCGCACCCTCGAAACCGAAGAAGGCTACCGGCGGGAGGATGGCTCCGGGTATCAGGGAGATCAAAACACCTTGTATGGAAGGTTTCGCGTGAGCCATCCTGATGATTTCAGCCTGGGTATCACCTTTGAAAAAGATGCCGGAGAAGCATTTGCGGTCAATCCTGACCAAAAGCAGTATGGGTTTGATTTTTACTCTTTTCATTTTCTTCTGGAAAACAAAGGCCGGATGAAAACGCTGGCCATTGGAGACTATCAGATGCAGTTTGGTCAGGGGTTGGTACTAGGCTCAGGGTTTGGAGCCGGCAAAGGCGCCGAGACCGTAAATACCATCAAACGAAGCACCGTGGGGATCAGACCCTATTCCTCTGTATTGGAATCTGGCTATTTCAGAGGAGCCGCCACCACGCTTTCCTTCGGACAGCTGGAAGCCACAGTATTTGGGTCCACCCTGCTGCAAGACGGCAACCTGCGTACAGACAGCACCTATTCCAATTTTGAAGAATTTGTGAACAGCATTCAGGCAACCGGATTTCACCGTACCCAAAACGAACTGGGGGGTAAAAACACGTTGCGCGAAATATCGACTGGCTTTGCGCTTGATTACACCATGGGGCCTGGACTGAGCATCGGGGCCACAGGCCTTTTGTCCACGTTCTCCAGGCCCTTGCATAAGAAACCCAACAACTACAATCAGTATGAATTTACCGGAGATCAAAACCTCCTAGGGAGCCTATACGCCAGCTACAACTGGCAGAATTTTATCTTTTTCAGCGAAGTAGCCCGATCACAGTCCGGTGGTATTGGGGCTGTAGGCGGCCTACTGGCCTCACTCACACCAAAACTCGACTTCAGCTGGATGGTCCGAAATTATGACAAAAACTATCACTCTTTCTATGGCAACGCCTTCAGCGAAAGCTCTAGAAATATCAACGAAACCGGTGTGTACTGGGGGCTCATGTACAAACCTTCACGAAAGTATCAGTTAGCTGCCTATTTTGATAAGTTTTCCTTCCCCTGGTTAAAATTCAGGGTAGATGCCCCATCTGAGGGGTATGAATACCTGGGCAGATTCACCTACAAGCCCGCTCGCTCCGTGCAGATGTACGCACAGTTTCGTCAGGAAAATAAAGAACTTTCCATTTCATCCGAAGATGGCAACCTCAGCCAGCTCACCCAGACCATCAAACAGAGTTACATTTTCAACATAGACTATGCCATAGGACGAACGTTTAGCTTCAAATCAAGGGTGCAGGGGTCTAATTATGAACAGGAAAATATCAAAACCCACGGAATCGCACTCGTGCAGGACGTGAACCTCGCCTTTTGGAAAATGAAACTCTCAAGCCGCTTTGCCCTGTTCGAAACAGAAGACTTTAATAACCGACAATACCTCTACGAGCGCAACGTGCTTTACGCCTTTAGCATTCCTGCCTACAACGGCACAGGATTCAGATCCTACCTACTGCTGCAGTATACAGCCAGTAAATCTCTCAGCTTCTGGGCACGCTACGCCCGATTTGAATACCCCGATCAGGACGCTGTGGGCTCAGGACTACAGGAAGTGGCTGGCAGCACCCGATCAGAACTAAGGCTGATGATCAGGTATAAATTCCGCAATTAG
- a CDS encoding toxin-antitoxin system YwqK family antitoxin, translating to MIRYIFSSFCGLFGFLLVSAQDTLYYDSGAIRSVGRLVNGQQQGVWIYYYPDGSLNSRLSYREGALDGEQLFFGFSGTLESREFWVNDLLQDSAFYYYPDGLLERHGMYEAGLYYGLWQFYHANGRLRQEGSYREGLPHGLWLSYYENGQVRDEGFYTNGLESGLWKFFDEGGNPTYEGHYEQGQRVGQWYFYNKSGKRKKWRNFH from the coding sequence ATGATTCGATATATTTTTTCTTCTTTTTGTGGCCTTTTTGGCTTTTTACTGGTTTCCGCTCAGGATACACTCTACTATGATTCAGGAGCGATCAGGTCTGTGGGTCGGCTGGTCAATGGGCAGCAGCAGGGTGTTTGGATATATTATTACCCTGATGGTTCACTCAATTCCCGTCTTTCATATCGGGAGGGTGCCCTGGATGGGGAACAGTTGTTTTTTGGGTTTAGCGGGACATTGGAATCCAGAGAGTTTTGGGTGAATGATCTCCTTCAGGATTCTGCCTTTTACTACTATCCTGATGGCCTATTGGAGCGGCATGGTATGTATGAGGCTGGACTGTACTATGGCTTATGGCAGTTTTATCACGCCAATGGACGGTTGAGGCAGGAGGGTAGCTACCGGGAGGGCTTACCACATGGGCTTTGGCTCAGCTACTATGAGAATGGCCAGGTGCGTGACGAAGGGTTTTATACCAATGGTCTGGAATCCGGATTATGGAAGTTCTTTGACGAGGGTGGAAATCCAACCTACGAAGGTCACTATGAGCAAGGACAGAGAGTTGGTCAGTGGTATTTTTACAATAAGTCAGGCAAGCGAAAAAAATGGAGAAATTTTCATTAG
- a CDS encoding POTRA domain-containing protein, producing MRKELLKLYLLLLVAFWGGSMAFGQSEKGNRKQATRQDTLDSRLIQVHKIFILGNEKTKDYIITRELRVQEGEYVPAGSLDELVETSRNNVYNTNLFYSVTIEKLVLDSSTVDLLIKVEERWYIWPSPVFRLADRNFNDWWYNRNHDPSRVKYGLKLDIYNFRGRKESLRFIGLTGFEKRLIFQYSIPYIDKSQKHGLTFGGGYLNNKKLPYKTTDHFTVFTDSSTAERINREATSGYIVYTYRPSFYNYHYLMLQGYSMNISDTIAALNPNYFGDGTTSQQVLGLSYSFSQDKRNNKNYPLTGHKTLAMIEKLGLGIFQDVDIWRLTANHYHYFDMGSGFYGNVSIGGQLTTSDNVPYFNYTQFGLDNYYVRGYELDVIEGPQNFLTKNTLKKLIFSTQANLGQAMPLKKFRKIPFAFYAKMFGDAGWVNNYPGYYQSDVLTNRLLYGVGLGLDIVTLYDITFRFEYSYNAQGERNFFINFQSEL from the coding sequence GTGAGGAAAGAACTATTGAAACTATATCTATTGCTGCTGGTGGCCTTTTGGGGAGGTTCAATGGCCTTTGGACAATCAGAAAAGGGGAACAGAAAGCAAGCAACCAGGCAAGACACACTCGACTCCAGACTGATACAGGTGCACAAAATTTTCATTCTTGGCAATGAAAAAACCAAAGATTACATCATTACCCGTGAGCTTAGGGTGCAGGAGGGGGAATATGTACCGGCGGGCAGCCTGGACGAATTGGTGGAAACTTCTCGAAACAACGTGTACAACACGAACCTCTTCTACTCTGTCACCATAGAAAAACTAGTATTGGACTCTTCCACAGTGGATTTACTTATCAAAGTAGAAGAACGATGGTACATCTGGCCTTCTCCCGTGTTCAGGTTGGCTGATCGAAACTTCAATGACTGGTGGTACAATCGCAACCATGATCCTAGCCGGGTGAAATATGGATTGAAACTGGACATCTACAATTTCCGTGGGCGAAAAGAAAGCCTTCGTTTCATCGGACTGACAGGCTTCGAAAAGCGGTTGATCTTCCAGTATTCCATTCCCTATATAGATAAAAGTCAAAAACACGGCCTCACCTTTGGTGGTGGGTACCTGAACAACAAGAAGCTACCCTACAAAACCACCGATCATTTTACCGTCTTCACAGACTCTTCTACTGCGGAGCGCATCAACCGGGAGGCTACATCGGGATATATCGTATATACCTACAGGCCTTCGTTTTACAACTACCACTACCTGATGCTACAGGGGTACTCCATGAACATATCGGATACCATTGCGGCACTTAACCCCAACTACTTCGGTGATGGAACGACCAGCCAGCAGGTACTTGGACTATCCTATTCCTTCTCTCAGGATAAACGAAACAACAAAAACTATCCACTCACCGGTCATAAAACCCTGGCGATGATCGAAAAACTAGGTCTTGGGATATTCCAAGACGTGGATATATGGCGGCTCACTGCCAATCACTACCACTATTTTGACATGGGATCTGGTTTTTATGGAAACGTAAGTATCGGCGGACAGCTCACGACAAGCGATAATGTCCCGTACTTCAACTATACCCAGTTTGGCCTGGACAATTACTATGTGCGTGGCTATGAACTGGATGTGATTGAAGGTCCACAGAATTTCCTCACTAAGAATACTTTGAAAAAGCTAATTTTCAGTACTCAGGCCAACTTGGGTCAGGCCATGCCCCTGAAGAAGTTCAGGAAAATTCCGTTTGCCTTTTACGCCAAAATGTTCGGTGATGCCGGATGGGTAAATAACTACCCGGGGTACTACCAGAGTGACGTTCTCACAAACAGGCTACTATATGGCGTGGGGCTAGGACTTGACATAGTGACCTTGTATGACATCACCTTCCGCTTTGAGTACTCTTACAATGCCCAGGGCGAGCGTAACTTCTTTATCAACTTTCAGTCGGAGCTCTAG
- the yidD gene encoding membrane protein insertion efficiency factor YidD, with protein MKNVIRKLFILPVLFYQYSISPLFPSTCRYSPTCSNYAKDAIMKHGVFKGIWLAIRRISKCHPWGGSGYDPVP; from the coding sequence GTGAAAAACGTAATCAGAAAGCTTTTTATTCTCCCGGTGCTGTTTTATCAATACAGTATCTCACCACTTTTTCCAAGCACCTGCCGTTATTCACCCACCTGTTCCAATTACGCCAAAGATGCCATTATGAAGCATGGTGTTTTCAAAGGAATCTGGCTGGCCATTCGCCGAATCTCAAAATGCCACCCCTGGGGAGGAAGCGGGTATGATCCGGTGCCTTAA